DNA sequence from the Sulfurimonas sediminis genome:
AGCAGGCGATCCTGCCATTTTAGAACCTACACCGTGGGGAACAAAATGGGGAGATCCTGTAACAAAAAATCTTTACGGAATGCCATCTAAGTATGAGCACAACGTAACAAGAAGATACACGAAGCTCCTTGCCTCGGGTAACTTCAGAGCATCTATTGCGGTTACACCTTTACAAGAGTCAAGCGGAATCATCACACCAAACGGCCTCTTTTTCAGTCGTTGTCACGGTGGTGTAGCACATATTGACCCGAATGAGCACAGACTTATGATTACCGGTCTGGTTGAAAAGCCTCTGGTTCTTACTATGAAGCAGCTTAAGCGCTACCCAAGTGTAACACGCACTCACTTTATTGAGTGTCCTGCAAACGGCGGTCAAGAATGGAGAGGTCCACAATACAATTCTTTACAGTTTGCAAAAGGCTTTATGTCTTGCGCGGAATGGACAGGTGTTTACATTAAAGACATCCTCAAAGACTTGGGTGTAAAAAAAGAAGCACTTTGGATGCTTGCAGAAGGCGGAGATTCCTCAAAAATGGGTCGAACCATTCCAATGGAAAAAGTCTGGGATGATGCCATGATTGTATGGGGTCAAAATGGTGAAGCATTACGTCCAGAACAAGGATATCCGATTCGCTTACTTGTTCCGGGCTGGGAAGGAAACCTCTGTGTGAAATGGCTAAGACGCTTAGATTTTGCAAGTGAACCTTGGTACTGTAAAGAAGAAACTTCGAAATACACAGTCTTGAAACCAACAGGAAAGGCCATCCAACACTTCTATGCAAATGAAGTAAACTCAACAGTGACTTCTCCGTCTCCGGAAATTGACTGGACAGACCTGGAAGATGGTGACATTGTAGAGATAGAAGGTCTTGCATGGTCTGGAATGGGAACAATTACAGGTGTAGACCTCTCTTTTGATGGTGGAAAAAACTATGTTGAAGCGAAACTCAAAGGTTTGGTTCTTCCTAAATGCTGGACACGCTGGAGCTATATGCATACATACAAAAAAGGGCAGGAACTCTTCCTTACTTCTCGTGCAAGAGATGATGCAGGATACATCCAACCGACAGTTGATCAAGAAATTCTTACTGTAGGTGTAGAAGCTGTGTACCATAGAAATGCAGTGGAAACATGGAAAGTTGAAAAAGACGGAAAAATAACTCACGTTGAAGTGCGTTCTCAATTAGGGCGTAAAGCTAATGGCGAGTTAGTAATAGAAGGAAAAGCGTAATGATGTTTACATTAAATAAAAAATTATTAATTTCAATTTCTACTGCAGCTGTATTGTCACTGGGACTTTCTGCATGTATGGAAAATGCTTCACCTGCAGGTTCAAATGTGCCTACAAAAGCTTCTATTGACGGTGGAGTGGATTATCCGGTTGTAAACGGAAAAACAGGACCATATTATGTAAATACAAATGCACATAATGCAGATGTAAAATATGGCCGTACTCCGACAAAAGCGGAATATGACGAATGGAATTCTGATGTCATGGCTGATGGTACAGGTTTACCCGAAGGGCAAGGAAGCGTCGAAGAAGGTGAAGAAATTTACGAAGCAAAGTGTGTCATGTGTCATGGTGACTTTGGTTCAGGCGGTGGTGGTTATCCGGCACTTGCAAAAGGAAATGCCTATGAATTGCATGAAACACTGAAATACCAAAGAATCAAACCTGATACTGACGGTCCTGTACGTGTTTTTGGTACGTACTGGCCACAGGCAAGTACTCTATGGTGGTACATTAAAGATGCGATGCCTCATCCGTTAACTGACAGTCTCAGTGATGATGAAGTGTATGCTTTGGTTGCATATATATTAAATGCAAATGAAATGGAAATAGACGGCGTGGAAGTTGATGATGAGTATGTACTTAATCGTGAAAAATTTCTAAAAATAAAAATGCCAAACAGAGACGGATTTGAACCGGATATCGCTGGTCCGAATGGTCCTGAAAATGTACGTAAGTATTATGCAAATGCAAAAAACTTTGGCGGACAGAAATATGATGTCAAAAATCCTGCATCAAGATGTATGAAAAACTGCCAGGAACCGACTGCGAAAGTTGTTTATATAAAAGGTGCCGGTATCAGTGACTTTCATCCACCTTTGTCTGCAGTAAGAGATCTTCCAAAAGAGAAAGAAGAAAGCAGTTTTGATGCGAAAAAAGCATATGCTGCAAACTGTGCAATGTGCCATGATACAGGTGCTGCTCCAGCACCTGGAGACAAGTCTGCATGGGCACCGTTACTTGCAAAAGGAATGGATAAAGTATATAAAAACGGTTTAAAAGGGACTGATACAGGAATGCCTCCCAAAGGTGGTGCATCGCTCTCTGACAAACAATTCAAATCAGTTGTTGACTACATAGTCAATCAAAGTAAATAAACAAAAAGGATAAAATGATGGAAAGAAGAAAATTTTTAAGCATGACTTTAGGTGCATTGGCGTTAGCTGTTGTACCTGCTAGTGTAAGAGCAGAAGACTATAGAAAACTTAAACCGAGTGTATGGACAGCACATACTGTTGAGGATGCAATAAAAGCAATGTATGGTTCAAATGCATTAACAATGGAAGGCGTGAAACTTACTGCTCCTGATGTCGCAAGTAACGGTGGTGCAATTCCGGTTGATTTTTCAACTGACAAAGATGTAAAAACAATTTCTGTATTTCAAGATGCAAATCCGGAAGCAGCAGTACTTGTTGTAGAAACAAACAAGTACAGTGTA
Encoded proteins:
- a CDS encoding c-type cytochrome gives rise to the protein MMFTLNKKLLISISTAAVLSLGLSACMENASPAGSNVPTKASIDGGVDYPVVNGKTGPYYVNTNAHNADVKYGRTPTKAEYDEWNSDVMADGTGLPEGQGSVEEGEEIYEAKCVMCHGDFGSGGGGYPALAKGNAYELHETLKYQRIKPDTDGPVRVFGTYWPQASTLWWYIKDAMPHPLTDSLSDDEVYALVAYILNANEMEIDGVEVDDEYVLNREKFLKIKMPNRDGFEPDIAGPNGPENVRKYYANAKNFGGQKYDVKNPASRCMKNCQEPTAKVVYIKGAGISDFHPPLSAVRDLPKEKEESSFDAKKAYAANCAMCHDTGAAPAPGDKSAWAPLLAKGMDKVYKNGLKGTDTGMPPKGGASLSDKQFKSVVDYIVNQSK
- the soxC gene encoding sulfite dehydrogenase translates to MDIKKSQQDVESATDNSKDSSLGRRDFFRKTAALSVTALAGTSLLASEEAGDPAILEPTPWGTKWGDPVTKNLYGMPSKYEHNVTRRYTKLLASGNFRASIAVTPLQESSGIITPNGLFFSRCHGGVAHIDPNEHRLMITGLVEKPLVLTMKQLKRYPSVTRTHFIECPANGGQEWRGPQYNSLQFAKGFMSCAEWTGVYIKDILKDLGVKKEALWMLAEGGDSSKMGRTIPMEKVWDDAMIVWGQNGEALRPEQGYPIRLLVPGWEGNLCVKWLRRLDFASEPWYCKEETSKYTVLKPTGKAIQHFYANEVNSTVTSPSPEIDWTDLEDGDIVEIEGLAWSGMGTITGVDLSFDGGKNYVEAKLKGLVLPKCWTRWSYMHTYKKGQELFLTSRARDDAGYIQPTVDQEILTVGVEAVYHRNAVETWKVEKDGKITHVEVRSQLGRKANGELVIEGKA
- a CDS encoding thiosulfate oxidation carrier protein SoxY; this translates as MERRKFLSMTLGALALAVVPASVRAEDYRKLKPSVWTAHTVEDAIKAMYGSNALTMEGVKLTAPDVASNGGAIPVDFSTDKDVKTISVFQDANPEAAVLVVETNKYSVNKYSIKIKMAKSGTITIVAEGKDGKLYAAKKTLDVALGGCEG